TCCGCCGTTCTCCCTTATCTGTGCTATTATCCTTCTCATCCAATTAGGGAAGTGATCTCCAGCTAGCCCCGCTAGGATGAAGTATTGTGCTCTTTCCTGATCTGGACCTGCATATTCCCATACTGGACCGCCAGATATGTAAGTCCCTGAAGTGTATACGTTCATGGAACAGAATCCTCCGTGTGCTGAAGCGTTAGCCGTTCCGTAATTCCCTGCCCAAAATCCTGCAGTTAATGCTGGAATCAACTGATCTCTACCTTGCCAGAAGGACAATGCATGAGGGTTAGTCTCTCTTATCTTTAGTAATCCAGGGAAATTGTCTACTCCTAAGTCTGATGGATTTAGCCCTAACTTACTCCAAGAAGATGCGGAAGCACCGTTTATTATTATGTCATATGCCGAATCGTAATCTACAGCCATCCATTTTCCTTGTCCTCTTTCTCCAGCCCTCAGTAAAGGATACCTTAATCTTGCCGGAGCAAAATAGTAGTATACATCAGAAGCTCCTCTAGGGCATACACCGCCGTCATTAATGTGCCATCCAATTGTCCCAGTGATAAACCTTGGGAAGCCTTCAGGAGTTCTAACAATTTCTAGTGCGCATCTGCCTAGGCATTGGAAGCAATTGGAGTAAACTATCTCATCGTTTGGGTAGTTTAATGTGTATGTGAATGGGTCATTGTCAAATAGTTTTTCCAACATTGGTACTCCTTTCCATAATGCTACCCCTGCAGCTGCTACAGCAGATAGTTTGAGGAAATCTCTACGCGTTAACTTTAGTTTATCCATATATTATCGAAAATTAACTTACTTAAATCCTTTATATAAGCAGTATCTTCATTTTTTCGATATTACTACTTATTCATATTTAGGATGTCTGAAACTTGCGAAGCCAACTTCTTATCAACCATTACAACTTCCGAGGCTAATTTTCTTGATTCTTCCTTACTACCCATAGCCCACAAGATTCTAGCTTTTAACGCTTTATATTCAGCATTGTTTGTTAATTTTATCCCTTCATCTATGTAGGATAAAGCTTCTTTGTACTCATTAGCCAAGAAGCTGGCCAGAGATGCATAATAAATGTATTCTGGTCTTTTATCTAGAGTTATTGCTATTTTAAACTCTGATAAAGCTAATTTGTAAAAGTTACTTTCTAAATAAATTTTTCCTTTCAGGAAATGTAGGAAAGAATCCTTATTAAAATAATTTAAAGCCCTATTAACTTCGGCTAGAGCATCCATTCTTAGACCTTGATTATAATAGCTTAATATTTTTATTAATCTAGCATCATAATCTGTGGGACTTAAACTAAGCACATCATTTATTAGAATTAATGCCTCTTCAAAATTCCCTTGTTCGTATAAGATTCTTGCCTTAAGTTCCTTATAGTCTACGCTAATTGGAAGTAACTCGAGACTTTTGTTTATTTCTGTTAGTGCGGCTTTTAGGTCCCCTAATTCATCTAAGTACTTTGCCAACTCATAATGTAAATAGTGATTGTAAGGAAATCTTTCTATTCCTTCAATTAATTCTTTCTCAGGATTTTTTGTCTTTAATGACTTTTTAGCTAAATATCTTAGGTAGTATGCCTCAGGAGATTCAATGCCTTCGAGTAGCTTTATAGCCTCTTCGCCATTACCGTTATTAATTAATTCTTGGGCTTTTGTTATAGGGTCTTCCACAATTTAATAGAATCCCTTAAGTAAATTATAAAGAAAATATGTATGAGCAAACATATCGATTAAGTGAAATGAAAGCTTATTTAAATTTATTAATGAAAAATTGATGAGAAAAATGGGTCTATATACAGCTCCTGCACCAAATACGCCATATGGGATTCAATCACCATTATTGCAGATAAACCAATATCCGCTGTGGAGTGAATATGTTGCGCTAGCGCTATATTTTACGGAATTAGCGGGCATGTTAATGGCTATTGTAGGAATACTGGAAATAAGGAAATACAGTAAAATTGTTAAGCCTACTTCGGTAGCAGTTTTTGCAAGTTCAGTTCTTGCTTTACTGTTTTTTGATCTAGATTTAGGAAGGCCTACCAGAGGATTCTATGCGCCATTAGAAGCAATATTCAATTTCGGTCACTCTTGGATGGCTAGAGGTGTAATATTCGTAGGCGGGCTATTGCTGTTTTCTTTTATTTATATGATATTAAACCTTTTTAATGTTAAAAAGAGATGGTTAAGGGTTACAATAGCAGTTATTGGAATGTTTGCAGGAATATTTTCAACAGTTTACAGTGGATTTGAATTAGCCGCTACTACTGGAGTGCCCTTCTGGAATAACGGAGCATTGCCGTTGCTTTATCTTGCTGACGGAGTATTCGTAGGTTCTGCATTAGCTTATATTATAGCGTTCTTTATGAAAGGAGAAGAGGCTATAAAGAGCAGAATATTGTTT
This genomic interval from Acidianus sp. HS-5 contains the following:
- a CDS encoding tetratricopeptide repeat protein — its product is MEDPITKAQELINNGNGEEAIKLLEGIESPEAYYLRYLAKKSLKTKNPEKELIEGIERFPYNHYLHYELAKYLDELGDLKAALTEINKSLELLPISVDYKELKARILYEQGNFEEALILINDVLSLSPTDYDARLIKILSYYNQGLRMDALAEVNRALNYFNKDSFLHFLKGKIYLESNFYKLALSEFKIAITLDKRPEYIYYASLASFLANEYKEALSYIDEGIKLTNNAEYKALKARILWAMGSKEESRKLASEVVMVDKKLASQVSDILNMNK
- the nrfD gene encoding NrfD/PsrC family molybdoenzyme membrane anchor subunit yields the protein MRKMGLYTAPAPNTPYGIQSPLLQINQYPLWSEYVALALYFTELAGMLMAIVGILEIRKYSKIVKPTSVAVFASSVLALLFFDLDLGRPTRGFYAPLEAIFNFGHSWMARGVIFVGGLLLFSFIYMILNLFNVKKRWLRVTIAVIGMFAGIFSTVYSGFELAATTGVPFWNNGALPLLYLADGVFVGSALAYIIAFFMKGEEAIKSRILFTRLLAFSTIAVLSSWFLFLASTNYINCFNEVAYYYLLSSPTFTLDLALEFVTLALSGFTTFPTFGPWFPVMKLDSSGDLPKALKYTMLAIAIIALFAGYLTRADVLFAGQYAYQVAPMAPFQDTSSQPVPIGAFGWRG